A single genomic interval of Stieleria maiorica harbors:
- a CDS encoding zinc ribbon domain-containing protein, with amino-acid sequence MAQIVLCPKCNARVSVRERQAGRRVRCPACSQPFLTAPAAENSAGDHQGEDWLGLEDSPSDSNFAPQASQGTEQFRLRCPKCESVKYVSVRQVGSTVRCNDCHSRVRVPRPPKKLVASSSSASQSAPLPDSFPSSELHPFERRTENAGLVIDNLMKSAEVVVEQEAEDLSRTENAMNSWVKSVTSVFVDPGVVIHLVAVASLLAVSVAATVARPRLGFATFPVMAIGFSLAMTCGLAIVDAVANGSRTVEDWPTIDLYAWLESCLIVGAALVCSVTPALFLATLFSTHTLVTVSLMLLGAHLMFPYVVLSILDNQTVMAPVSFDVFRGFQRSRRASRLFYFAAGATLAVPLVYFAFAPPEPIYAGVGAAICVAIAFLYAAMLGRFAYSLGINSEEDCQRDA; translated from the coding sequence ATGGCACAAATCGTTCTCTGTCCGAAATGCAACGCCCGTGTTTCGGTCCGTGAACGGCAGGCCGGTCGGCGGGTGCGATGCCCGGCGTGCTCGCAGCCGTTTTTGACCGCGCCGGCCGCCGAGAACTCCGCTGGCGATCATCAGGGCGAAGATTGGCTGGGGCTGGAGGATTCGCCTTCCGATTCAAACTTCGCGCCGCAAGCATCGCAAGGCACGGAGCAATTTCGCCTGCGTTGCCCCAAGTGTGAGAGCGTCAAGTACGTCAGCGTCCGTCAGGTCGGCAGCACGGTGCGCTGCAATGATTGTCACAGCAGGGTCAGGGTCCCTCGGCCACCGAAGAAGCTTGTCGCATCGTCATCGTCCGCTTCCCAATCGGCGCCACTACCGGATTCGTTTCCGAGTAGCGAACTCCATCCCTTCGAACGCCGCACCGAAAACGCCGGGCTGGTGATCGATAACTTGATGAAGTCGGCCGAGGTGGTGGTGGAGCAGGAGGCGGAGGATCTTAGCCGCACCGAAAACGCGATGAACAGCTGGGTCAAATCTGTCACCAGTGTGTTCGTCGATCCGGGCGTCGTGATTCATCTGGTCGCCGTCGCTTCGCTGCTGGCGGTTTCGGTCGCGGCGACGGTCGCACGGCCGCGGCTTGGGTTTGCGACGTTCCCCGTGATGGCGATCGGGTTTTCACTGGCAATGACCTGCGGACTGGCGATCGTCGATGCGGTCGCCAACGGCAGCCGGACCGTGGAAGACTGGCCGACGATCGATCTGTACGCATGGCTGGAGTCTTGTTTGATCGTCGGGGCGGCGCTGGTTTGCTCGGTGACACCGGCGCTGTTTTTGGCGACGTTGTTTTCAACGCATACGCTCGTCACGGTGAGCCTGATGCTGCTGGGGGCGCACCTGATGTTTCCGTACGTGGTGCTGTCGATCTTAGACAACCAGACCGTGATGGCGCCGGTTTCTTTTGACGTGTTTCGTGGCTTTCAGCGTTCCCGGCGCGCGTCTCGGCTGTTTTACTTTGCCGCCGGAGCGACGTTGGCGGTGCCGCTGGTGTATTTCGCGTTCGCGCCGCCCGAACCGATTTACGCGGGCGTTGGTGCAGCGATCTGTGTCGCCATCGCTTTCCTGTACGCCGCCATGTTGGGACGGTTTGCCTATTCGCTGGGAATCAACAGCGAAGAGGATTGCCAGCGGGACGCGTAA
- a CDS encoding M56 family metallopeptidase — protein sequence MSVFDVSWMGGLVLHVTVILGVAIGFDMAAARLAALRHWINVAAIVLILAAPISIVLLQRLDPGWLRVSWAGPSRSAAESAPVEPAVMEQPTPTTHQNSPDNVTDQADDSPIIAALAESPIERTDLRDDVSLATPSAPLAQRPDVQSATPAPETQSRWVDWMHALTPFASATWFLGGLVLLIRMTVSLLRVRLLLQRARPVCDSGALDVFAEACKHLGADKHRIALATSDRTDTPLATGILRPCIVLPAEMPGTATRQQLLEVLIHELAHVARRDQMVVLLQHLAAALYWWHPLVHRVNRRLGQAREDVCDNHVLAVTDGVQYSQTLLDIAQRRSGHGAPMVVAGLFSSQWKLEHRIASLLDRRRNRSTRVSTRGWIAVAMATCIAVGLGSLASMAWGIENPQTPTNQPTAEPVSAETDDADSDPIETKTGDTEPDTPIQGTVHNEDGQPIADATVLLVYRVGEDRQLHRTTSKTDRSGRYRFGDLPVGSSELPYISIRVHASGYAIGQQNVTRYLSQPDSFTELEDIDVSLVAADACVVDVVNEQGEPVSDVLVEQINTNGDHASNLYIFPEDWAAFDLESPRSNAAGRLTIPSIDRSRNYDLRLSHPQYAATPVWEVEFGNEPLRAVIEKGNAVRFVVTCKSDPDLIDQATIEATVSEDGGHSVLTFDVDASGVVQGRLRDRHTTINIAHPTLEGLPWYFYRPAEPEMPFTLHRTGVVEGTVVHATSGQGVANVSVRFVQDNRVIKQVGTDADGRYQCTLAEGEYRVSVDMASGKWKSSETEVSVEVAASNTTSIEPLSVQPESMIRGRVVLASGEGVPSAIIVPHLRESPVIADENGDFELEPSRRMRTIQAFHPHQRLSRVVAAPTDGQDLRIRLAPEGVLTGVLRDRAGKTLSGVPVGLGVRSGNLGGRARSSFRTTLLRDFTDEYGFVRFAGLSEGLEYGLAVEGSSRARFGDRTVSRSDWHTVPNLPAAPIEIEVSPDLIAQLETVSSYREAPLEIQPFGQVDWFDGRRLDVDALRGQFVLISFVWHPGQFAETQLCQQIYGDQGLDVVGVVSSQQAGSPATKRLLEKNDFPIAIDNPQARVTERYGQSDGIGSIIYDRAGKRVRTIRRSDNLLPILRSIMLYDERLQQ from the coding sequence ATGAGCGTCTTTGATGTTTCCTGGATGGGCGGTCTCGTTTTGCACGTCACCGTCATTCTGGGCGTCGCGATCGGTTTCGACATGGCGGCCGCTCGGCTTGCGGCGCTGCGTCACTGGATCAACGTCGCGGCGATCGTCCTGATCTTGGCCGCGCCGATCTCGATCGTGTTGTTGCAGCGATTGGATCCGGGGTGGCTGCGTGTCAGTTGGGCCGGCCCGTCCCGGTCGGCGGCCGAATCGGCACCGGTCGAACCGGCTGTGATGGAACAGCCGACGCCGACGACGCATCAAAATTCGCCCGATAACGTCACTGATCAAGCGGACGACTCTCCAATCATCGCTGCACTCGCTGAATCACCGATCGAGAGAACGGACTTGAGGGACGACGTGAGTCTGGCGACACCATCCGCACCTCTGGCCCAACGACCCGACGTGCAGTCGGCAACACCGGCACCCGAAACTCAATCGCGATGGGTGGACTGGATGCACGCCCTGACACCATTTGCCTCGGCGACATGGTTTCTTGGCGGCTTGGTCTTGCTGATTCGGATGACGGTCAGCTTGTTGCGTGTGCGTCTCCTGCTGCAGAGGGCTCGACCGGTCTGTGATTCCGGCGCGTTGGATGTTTTTGCCGAGGCCTGCAAGCACTTGGGCGCGGACAAGCACCGAATCGCCCTTGCGACGTCCGACCGCACTGATACACCTTTGGCGACCGGCATCCTGCGTCCTTGCATCGTTTTGCCCGCTGAAATGCCGGGAACCGCGACACGGCAGCAACTGCTGGAGGTGCTGATTCACGAACTGGCGCACGTCGCGCGGCGTGACCAGATGGTCGTGTTGCTTCAGCACCTTGCCGCGGCGCTGTATTGGTGGCATCCCCTGGTCCACCGCGTCAATCGGCGGCTTGGCCAGGCCCGCGAGGATGTTTGTGACAACCATGTGTTGGCGGTCACCGATGGAGTGCAATACAGTCAAACCTTGTTGGACATTGCCCAGCGACGCAGCGGACATGGTGCACCGATGGTCGTCGCCGGTCTGTTTTCATCGCAGTGGAAACTGGAACATCGCATCGCGTCGCTTCTGGATCGTCGCCGCAATCGATCGACGCGGGTTTCCACGCGTGGATGGATCGCCGTGGCGATGGCGACCTGCATCGCGGTCGGGCTGGGCAGTCTGGCGTCGATGGCGTGGGGGATCGAGAATCCTCAAACGCCGACGAATCAGCCGACCGCTGAACCCGTTTCCGCAGAGACAGACGACGCCGATTCCGATCCAATCGAGACGAAAACAGGGGACACCGAACCCGACACGCCGATCCAGGGGACGGTACATAACGAAGACGGGCAACCGATCGCCGACGCGACGGTATTGTTGGTGTACCGTGTCGGCGAAGACCGCCAACTCCATCGGACCACTTCAAAGACCGACAGATCGGGACGCTATCGGTTTGGTGATCTGCCGGTCGGTTCGTCGGAACTGCCTTACATCTCCATACGCGTTCATGCATCCGGATATGCGATCGGACAGCAAAACGTGACTCGCTATCTCTCGCAACCGGATTCGTTCACCGAACTGGAGGACATCGACGTGTCGTTGGTGGCCGCGGATGCTTGCGTGGTCGATGTCGTGAACGAACAAGGCGAACCGGTTTCGGATGTCTTGGTCGAACAAATCAACACCAACGGCGATCACGCCAGCAATCTCTATATCTTTCCAGAAGACTGGGCAGCCTTCGATCTGGAATCGCCCCGCTCGAATGCCGCGGGGCGACTGACCATTCCGTCGATCGATCGGTCACGCAACTACGACTTGCGGCTGTCACATCCGCAGTACGCTGCGACGCCGGTATGGGAAGTCGAGTTTGGAAACGAGCCGCTGCGAGCAGTGATCGAAAAAGGGAATGCAGTTCGCTTCGTCGTCACGTGCAAAAGCGACCCTGATCTGATCGACCAGGCGACGATCGAAGCCACCGTCTCGGAGGACGGTGGCCACAGCGTGTTGACATTCGATGTCGATGCGAGCGGCGTGGTCCAAGGGCGACTGCGCGACCGACACACCACCATCAACATCGCACACCCGACGCTTGAAGGGTTGCCGTGGTATTTCTATCGTCCGGCGGAGCCCGAGATGCCGTTTACGTTGCACCGGACCGGTGTCGTCGAGGGAACGGTCGTCCATGCGACCAGCGGTCAAGGCGTTGCCAACGTCAGCGTGCGTTTCGTCCAGGACAACCGCGTGATCAAGCAGGTCGGAACCGATGCTGACGGCCGTTATCAGTGCACGCTTGCCGAAGGGGAGTATCGCGTTTCGGTCGACATGGCCTCTGGGAAGTGGAAATCGTCCGAGACGGAGGTATCCGTGGAAGTTGCGGCGTCGAACACCACGTCGATCGAGCCGCTCTCGGTCCAGCCGGAATCCATGATTCGGGGACGCGTCGTACTCGCATCGGGAGAAGGAGTTCCGAGTGCGATCATCGTTCCTCACCTACGTGAGTCGCCGGTCATCGCCGACGAAAACGGCGACTTCGAGCTCGAACCGTCCCGACGCATGCGAACGATTCAAGCGTTTCATCCCCACCAGCGACTCTCCCGTGTCGTCGCCGCTCCGACCGACGGGCAAGACCTGCGGATTCGCCTCGCACCCGAAGGCGTTCTCACCGGCGTCCTGCGTGACAGAGCCGGCAAAACATTATCCGGCGTCCCGGTAGGGCTTGGTGTCCGGTCTGGCAACCTGGGCGGTCGGGCCAGATCAAGCTTTCGAACCACGTTGCTCCGAGATTTCACCGATGAATACGGTTTTGTCCGATTCGCCGGACTTAGTGAAGGCCTGGAATATGGGTTGGCTGTCGAAGGCAGTTCGCGCGCACGTTTTGGTGATCGCACCGTCAGCCGTAGTGATTGGCATACGGTCCCCAACCTGCCTGCCGCGCCTATCGAAATCGAAGTGTCGCCCGATTTAATCGCCCAGCTTGAAACCGTTTCTTCGTATCGCGAGGCACCTCTGGAGATCCAGCCCTTCGGCCAAGTCGACTGGTTCGATGGCCGACGTCTTGATGTCGACGCACTTCGGGGGCAATTCGTCTTGATTTCGTTTGTCTGGCATCCAGGACAGTTCGCAGAAACGCAACTCTGCCAACAGATTTATGGTGACCAGGGCTTGGACGTTGTGGGTGTCGTGAGTTCTCAACAAGCTGGTTCCCCGGCGACAAAACGACTGTTGGAGAAGAACGACTTCCCGATCGCGATCGATAACCCGCAGGCACGTGTGACGGAACGTTACGGCCAATCCGATGGTATCGGATCGATCATCTACGACAGGGCGGGCAAGCGGGTGCGGACGATCCGGCGGAGCGACAACCTGTTGCCCATCCTCCGATCGATCATGCTGTATGATGAACGGCTGCAGCAGTGA
- a CDS encoding PDZ domain-containing protein produces the protein MIFAVIFTHASHQPATAQETVATNDRGSRSIDAIIIELDQFKTDSIADPVDAEAIDGKPVLGVSLEDAALGVEVVRVADGLAGDRAGLIEGDKIVRIDEADIETPLDAQTALLNHPLGSPLKLVYIRNNREYEREIRFSGADDVEGQIRQATAARVVRLEREVAMLRRQMVLMRDAIRILAAEHHHDVTE, from the coding sequence ATGATTTTCGCCGTGATCTTCACTCACGCCAGTCACCAACCCGCCACCGCCCAGGAAACCGTCGCGACCAACGACCGCGGTTCAAGATCGATCGACGCGATCATCATTGAACTGGACCAATTCAAGACCGATTCGATTGCGGACCCGGTCGATGCGGAGGCGATTGATGGAAAACCGGTGCTGGGCGTCTCGCTGGAGGACGCAGCACTGGGTGTCGAGGTGGTTCGTGTGGCCGATGGGTTGGCCGGCGACCGAGCGGGTTTGATCGAAGGCGACAAGATCGTGCGAATCGATGAAGCCGACATCGAGACTCCGTTGGACGCCCAGACGGCGCTGTTGAACCATCCGTTGGGTTCGCCCCTGAAACTAGTTTACATCCGTAACAACCGAGAGTACGAACGCGAAATCCGATTTAGCGGCGCCGACGACGTGGAGGGGCAGATTCGCCAAGCGACGGCGGCTCGAGTGGTCCGTCTGGAACGTGAAGTCGCAATGCTGCGCAGGCAAATGGTTTTGATGCGAGATGCGATTCGGATCCTCGCGGCAGAACATCACCACGATGTCACCGAGTAA
- a CDS encoding citrate synthase, with amino-acid sequence MSAETIDSAETTELNLGESRVELPVVVGTENERAIDISALRSKTGFITLDEGYRNTGSVRSGITFINGEEGVLRYRGIPIEQLAESSNFIETALLLIYGELPSAEHLAHFRSLLTEHEMIHEGMRNSFLGYPTHGHPMAILSSMINTLSCYNADVMVMEDEATFENAAARLISKIRTVAAYAYKTSIGHPLIYPRPELSYCRNFLHLMFSTPNRDYEPDPDVVRALTLFLILHADHEQNCSTSTVRMVGSSGANLFASCSAGVCALWGPLHGGANVAVMEQLKRIKSSGISVKELIERVKQKKEKLYGFGHGVYKSYDPRAEILRRHVPKVLGKLGRNDPLLEIAKELEEIALSDDYFVSRNLYPNVDFYSGILLRAIGIPVNMYTVMFAIGRMPGWIAHWKEVHDSNSRIYRPRQIYSGPTTRDYVPMDWR; translated from the coding sequence ATGAGTGCAGAAACCATCGATTCCGCGGAAACCACTGAACTGAACCTTGGCGAATCGCGAGTCGAGCTGCCGGTGGTCGTTGGGACGGAAAATGAACGTGCCATCGACATCTCGGCCCTTCGCAGCAAAACCGGATTCATCACCCTGGACGAAGGCTACCGAAACACCGGTTCGGTGCGGTCCGGGATCACCTTCATCAACGGCGAAGAAGGTGTGCTGCGTTACCGCGGGATTCCGATCGAGCAGCTCGCCGAATCATCAAACTTCATCGAAACGGCGCTATTGCTGATCTATGGCGAACTCCCTTCGGCCGAACACCTGGCGCATTTTCGTTCGCTGCTGACCGAGCACGAGATGATTCATGAAGGGATGCGGAACTCGTTCTTGGGTTACCCGACGCATGGCCATCCGATGGCGATCTTGTCCTCGATGATCAACACGCTGTCATGTTACAACGCCGATGTGATGGTGATGGAAGACGAAGCGACGTTTGAAAACGCGGCGGCCCGCTTGATCTCCAAAATCCGAACCGTCGCCGCTTATGCTTACAAGACGTCGATCGGTCACCCGCTTATCTACCCGCGCCCGGAACTGAGTTATTGTCGCAACTTCCTGCACCTGATGTTTTCCACGCCCAACCGAGATTATGAACCGGATCCCGATGTCGTTCGAGCGTTGACCTTGTTCCTGATTCTGCACGCCGATCACGAACAGAACTGCAGCACATCGACGGTGCGGATGGTCGGTTCCTCGGGGGCAAATCTGTTCGCGTCCTGTTCCGCCGGCGTTTGTGCCTTGTGGGGGCCGCTGCACGGCGGAGCCAACGTGGCCGTGATGGAACAGCTGAAACGGATCAAGAGTTCCGGAATCAGCGTCAAGGAACTGATCGAGCGTGTGAAGCAAAAGAAGGAGAAGCTTTACGGGTTCGGTCACGGAGTCTACAAGAGCTATGACCCGCGGGCCGAAATCCTTCGTCGTCACGTCCCCAAGGTGCTGGGCAAATTGGGTCGCAACGATCCGTTGTTAGAGATCGCCAAGGAGCTGGAGGAGATCGCGCTGAGCGATGACTACTTCGTCAGCCGCAACCTTTATCCCAACGTCGACTTCTACTCTGGGATCCTGCTGCGAGCGATCGGAATCCCGGTCAACATGTACACCGTGATGTTTGCCATCGGTCGCATGCCGGGCTGGATCGCGCACTGGAAAGAAGTGCATGACAGCAACAGCCGGATCTACCGGCCGCGGCAAATCTACAGCGGGCCGACGACGCGCGACTATGTTCCGATGGACTGGCGTTAG
- a CDS encoding BlaI/MecI/CopY family transcriptional regulator produces the protein MNRAEPPPLTDVQRELMEVFWQHGEATVSQVREQLEAQGRSVARNTVQTMIVRLEEKGWLQHRSEGRTFVYSALRQRKRSLGVKVSQLIDRFFAGSPEDMVNALIEYRGLTSEESQRIRKMIQDAERDSGDGPSESENKTSKRGKRRGKQS, from the coding sequence ATGAACCGGGCCGAGCCGCCGCCGTTGACCGATGTACAGCGGGAACTGATGGAAGTGTTCTGGCAGCACGGGGAAGCCACCGTCAGCCAGGTGCGCGAGCAACTGGAGGCCCAAGGTCGCTCCGTCGCCCGCAACACCGTGCAAACGATGATCGTGCGGCTGGAAGAGAAGGGATGGCTGCAACACCGCAGCGAGGGCAGAACCTTCGTCTATTCCGCGCTGCGGCAGCGAAAGCGATCGCTCGGTGTGAAGGTTTCACAGCTGATCGATCGGTTCTTTGCCGGTTCGCCCGAAGACATGGTGAACGCACTGATCGAGTACCGCGGTCTGACCAGCGAGGAATCGCAGCGGATCCGCAAGATGATTCAGGATGCCGAACGCGACTCGGGCGATGGTCCGAGTGAATCCGAAAACAAAACTTCCAAACGCGGCAAACGACGGGGAAAACAATCATGA